A section of the Rummeliibacillus pycnus genome encodes:
- a CDS encoding universal stress protein gives MTQTYKNIIVGIDGSKEAEAALRKAVEIAKRNDATLHLVNIIDSRVYSMLEAYNFTEEEKRAEEVATSLLEGYKEAETAGIENVNLLVEYGSPKSAITQDVAKKVEADLIVCGATGLNAVERFLVGSVTTGIIRSANCDVLVVRP, from the coding sequence ATGACACAAACTTATAAAAACATTATTGTCGGTATTGATGGTTCAAAAGAAGCTGAGGCTGCATTGAGAAAAGCAGTGGAAATTGCAAAACGAAATGATGCTACACTTCATTTGGTTAATATTATTGATTCTCGTGTATATTCGATGTTAGAAGCTTATAATTTTACTGAAGAAGAAAAACGTGCAGAAGAAGTTGCTACAAGTTTGTTGGAAGGATACAAAGAAGCGGAAACGGCTGGTATTGAAAATGTCAATCTTCTCGTCGAATACGGTTCTCCTAAATCAGCAATCACTCAAGACGTTGCTAAAAAGGTGGAAGCAGATTTAATTGTTTGTGGTGCAACTGGTCTTAATGCTGTTGAACGTTTTTTAGTGGGTAGTGTTACAACTGGTATCATTCGCTCAGCTAATTGTGATGTACTTGTCGTTCGTCCATAA
- a CDS encoding amino acid ABC transporter ATP-binding protein codes for MTIIEVSNLKKSFGNLDVLKNITFNVNKNDVVAVIGPSGSGKSTMLRSLVHLEEINGGSIVIAGDTLVKDGVYAKPQDIKRITSKTGMVFQHFNLFPHLTVKENLEMAPRLVKKESSQNIGRRSMELLKKVGLADKASAYPAKLSGGQKQRVAIARALMMDPEIMLFDEPTSALDPELTGEVLQVMKDLAEEHMTMIVVTHEMGFAREVANRVVFMDNGEILESGTPQELFDNPQFERTKAFLNRNLK; via the coding sequence TTGACTATCATTGAAGTATCAAATTTAAAAAAATCATTTGGCAATCTTGATGTATTAAAAAACATCACATTTAATGTAAATAAAAATGATGTAGTAGCAGTCATCGGACCCTCTGGATCTGGTAAAAGTACGATGCTGAGAAGTCTTGTCCATCTTGAAGAGATTAATGGTGGAAGTATTGTAATAGCTGGTGATACGCTTGTAAAAGATGGTGTTTATGCAAAACCGCAAGATATTAAACGTATCACTTCTAAAACAGGTATGGTATTTCAACATTTTAATCTATTTCCACATCTTACAGTTAAAGAGAATCTTGAGATGGCACCTCGTTTAGTAAAAAAAGAATCCTCTCAAAATATTGGTCGTCGTAGTATGGAGCTTTTAAAGAAAGTGGGACTTGCTGATAAAGCATCTGCATATCCAGCAAAACTTTCAGGTGGTCAAAAACAACGTGTCGCCATTGCAAGGGCATTGATGATGGACCCAGAAATTATGTTATTTGATGAACCAACTTCTGCACTTGACCCTGAACTAACTGGTGAAGTACTTCAAGTTATGAAAGATTTAGCAGAAGAACATATGACGATGATTGTCGTAACACATGAAATGGGCTTCGCTAGAGAAGTAGCTAACCGTGTCGTCTTTATGGATAACGGTGAGATTCTAGAGTCTGGTACTCCTCAAGAATTATTTGACAATCCACAATTCGAACGAACCAAAGCCTTCCTTAACCGTAATTTAAAATAG
- a CDS encoding amino acid ABC transporter permease produces the protein MNFDYFITVLKPMLQGSQMTILLFLIAIVLSIPLGFLLTLAVKSSFKPLSWLAQAYIYIMRGTPLLLQLLVICFGLPMIPGIGQYLVLDRFTAACIGFVLNYAAYFAEIFRGGLLAIDKGQYEAAQVLGLNKFQTTTRVILPQMFRIAIPALANESVTLVKDTALLYAVAVPELLHYAEAAVNRDFTIFPFFLAGVMYLIMTLILTLIFKWIERRFTFE, from the coding sequence ATGAACTTCGATTATTTCATTACGGTCCTGAAACCTATGCTACAAGGATCACAAATGACTATTCTATTATTTCTAATTGCCATTGTTTTATCGATACCACTTGGTTTCTTATTAACCTTGGCAGTGAAAAGTAGCTTCAAACCACTTTCATGGTTAGCACAAGCATATATATATATAATGCGTGGTACTCCACTTTTACTTCAATTATTAGTGATCTGCTTTGGGCTACCAATGATTCCTGGTATCGGTCAATATTTAGTATTAGACCGCTTTACAGCAGCATGCATAGGATTTGTTCTTAACTATGCCGCTTATTTTGCAGAAATTTTCCGTGGTGGTTTGTTAGCAATTGATAAAGGTCAATATGAAGCGGCTCAAGTCCTTGGATTAAATAAATTCCAAACTACAACTCGTGTTATTCTGCCACAAATGTTCCGTATTGCCATTCCAGCATTGGCAAACGAATCTGTCACGCTTGTGAAAGATACAGCACTACTCTATGCAGTAGCTGTTCCAGAATTATTACACTATGCAGAAGCTGCAGTAAACCGTGATTTCACTATTTTCCCATTCTTTTTAGCAGGCGTTATGTATCTAATCATGACCCTCATATTAACATTAATCTTTAAATGGATTGAACGCCGGTTTACATTTGAATAG
- a CDS encoding amino acid ABC transporter substrate-binding protein yields the protein MKRFAIMTMFIVAIFSVMAGCSSNSSKDNKTLVIGVDDTFAPMGFRDEKNNIVGFDIDYAKAAAKEMGYKVKIQPIEWKTKESELASGRIDLIWNGYTITEDRKKKVDFTKPYLKNAQVVVTLANSKINKLNDLNGKVVGLQAQSSAADALNANPIKSKLKNVSEYSDNVMALNDLKSGRTDAVVIDKVVIDYYMSKEKGTFKILDESLAPEEYGVGVKKGNEELLNKLQKALDKMNSDGTAAKISEKWFGENKVLK from the coding sequence ATGAAACGATTTGCCATTATGACAATGTTCATCGTCGCAATCTTCAGCGTTATGGCTGGATGTTCATCTAATTCCTCAAAGGATAACAAAACACTCGTAATTGGTGTTGATGACACATTTGCTCCAATGGGATTCCGCGATGAAAAAAATAACATCGTAGGTTTTGATATCGACTATGCAAAAGCAGCAGCAAAAGAAATGGGTTATAAAGTTAAAATTCAACCAATTGAATGGAAAACGAAAGAATCTGAACTAGCCAGTGGACGAATTGATTTAATTTGGAATGGTTATACAATTACAGAAGATCGTAAGAAAAAGGTAGACTTTACTAAACCATATTTAAAAAATGCTCAAGTCGTTGTAACACTTGCCAATTCAAAAATTAATAAATTAAACGATTTAAATGGTAAAGTAGTTGGTTTACAAGCACAATCTTCAGCAGCAGACGCTCTTAACGCAAATCCTATTAAATCAAAACTTAAAAACGTCAGTGAGTACTCTGATAATGTAATGGCTTTAAATGATTTAAAAAGTGGTCGTACAGATGCAGTAGTAATTGATAAGGTTGTCATCGATTATTATATGTCAAAGGAAAAAGGTACTTTCAAAATTCTTGATGAGTCACTTGCACCTGAAGAATACGGTGTAGGTGTTAAAAAAGGTAATGAAGAGTTATTAAATAAATTACAAAAAGCACTTGATAAAATGAATTCAGACGGTACAGCTGCTAAAATTTCCGAAAAATGGTTTGGCGAAAATAAAGTATTAAAGTAA
- a CDS encoding LutC/YkgG family protein, with the protein MTIQNRNKFLSNLSEKLGRKCPDVVQKPNWDLSPQWKVFEGLTQDQLVVKLIEQCDAIHTNAVETTTAQLVNTLQTIIHDWNASSVIYSNDHRFEKFGLSDYLANQTFQCRKWDSNKKDSSIAFAKNADIGITFSDITLAESGTVVLFNEGLKGRPVSLLPESYIAVIPKSTIFPRLTQATKAIHERALKGEEIPACVNFISGPSNSADIEMNLVVGVHGPVRATYIIVEDQ; encoded by the coding sequence ATGACTATTCAAAATCGTAATAAATTTTTATCAAATTTGTCAGAAAAACTTGGTAGAAAATGTCCAGATGTTGTTCAAAAACCTAATTGGGATTTATCTCCACAATGGAAAGTTTTTGAAGGTTTAACGCAAGATCAACTTGTCGTAAAACTAATTGAACAATGTGATGCTATTCATACTAACGCTGTAGAAACAACAACTGCCCAACTTGTTAATACACTACAAACGATCATACATGATTGGAATGCTAGTTCAGTTATTTATTCAAATGACCATCGGTTTGAAAAATTTGGTCTAAGTGACTATTTAGCTAATCAAACTTTTCAATGTCGAAAATGGGACTCAAATAAAAAAGATAGCAGCATAGCATTTGCTAAAAACGCTGACATCGGTATTACATTTAGCGACATTACCCTTGCTGAATCAGGAACTGTCGTATTATTTAATGAAGGATTAAAAGGAAGACCTGTTAGTCTCTTGCCTGAATCATACATTGCTGTTATTCCAAAAAGCACTATTTTCCCACGGTTAACACAAGCTACTAAGGCTATTCATGAACGAGCTTTAAAGGGCGAAGAAATTCCAGCATGTGTGAATTTTATTTCAGGTCCTTCTAATAGTGCTGATATCGAAATGAACCTTGTTGTTGGTGTTCACGGGCCAGTACGAGCAACCTATATTATTGTAGAAGATCAATAA
- a CDS encoding LutB/LldF family L-lactate oxidation iron-sulfur protein, translating to MGMKIGDAPFHQRTEKGIQDEFMRNAVSKAQDGLRSKKLKATESLGNWEEWRSLGEAIRQHTLDNLDYYLMQLSENIEKNGGSVYFAETAEDARDYVKGILKKKNAKKVVKSKSMVTEEISLNEAIEEVGCDVLETDLAEFILQTNDNDRPSHIVVPSLHKDKEKICELFKEKLGYQGTSKPEELARFVRKHLREEFFKADVGITGCNFAVAESGSVSIVANEGNARMVTTLPKTLVTVMGMERLVPTWEELDILVTLLCRSAVGQKLTSYVTGLTEPVGVDGPEEFHLVVVDNGRSNILGTEFQSALQCIRCAACINVCPVYRHIGGHAYGSIYPGPIGAVLTPLLGGYDEYQDLPYASSLCGACTEACPVKIPLHELLIKHRHRIVEEKKSPKSWNIAMKGFEKAANSPGLFSFATKTAPYALKPFTKNDQIEHGVGPLKAWTQAKDFPAPKKQSFRDWFEKRPKGDK from the coding sequence ATGGGAATGAAAATTGGTGACGCACCATTCCATCAACGTACTGAAAAAGGGATTCAAGATGAGTTCATGCGCAATGCTGTTTCGAAAGCACAAGATGGACTAAGAAGTAAAAAATTAAAAGCCACAGAAAGCCTTGGAAATTGGGAAGAATGGCGTTCATTAGGTGAGGCAATTCGTCAGCATACACTAGACAATCTCGATTACTATTTGATGCAGTTAAGTGAGAACATTGAAAAAAATGGTGGATCCGTTTATTTTGCTGAAACTGCTGAAGATGCTAGAGATTATGTAAAAGGGATTCTTAAGAAGAAAAATGCAAAAAAAGTTGTTAAATCAAAATCAATGGTTACTGAGGAAATTAGTCTAAATGAAGCAATAGAAGAAGTAGGCTGTGATGTATTAGAAACAGACCTTGCTGAATTTATATTACAAACAAATGATAATGACCGCCCTTCTCATATCGTTGTCCCTTCTTTACATAAAGATAAAGAAAAAATATGTGAGTTATTTAAAGAAAAATTGGGCTATCAGGGTACTTCTAAACCTGAAGAACTCGCAAGATTTGTAAGAAAACATTTACGTGAGGAGTTTTTCAAAGCAGATGTTGGGATAACAGGTTGTAATTTTGCTGTAGCGGAATCTGGATCTGTTTCAATTGTTGCCAATGAAGGAAATGCGCGTATGGTAACTACCCTTCCTAAAACATTAGTAACTGTGATGGGGATGGAACGTCTTGTACCAACTTGGGAGGAACTTGATATTTTAGTTACCCTTCTATGTCGAAGTGCTGTTGGTCAAAAATTAACCAGTTATGTAACTGGATTAACAGAACCTGTTGGAGTAGATGGTCCTGAGGAATTTCATTTAGTAGTAGTAGATAACGGTCGTTCGAATATTTTAGGGACTGAATTCCAAAGTGCCCTTCAATGTATTCGTTGTGCAGCATGTATTAATGTATGTCCAGTATACCGTCATATTGGTGGACATGCTTATGGTTCTATTTATCCTGGTCCAATCGGGGCCGTATTAACTCCGTTATTAGGTGGATATGATGAATATCAAGACTTGCCATATGCATCAAGTCTTTGTGGTGCATGCACAGAAGCTTGTCCTGTAAAAATTCCATTGCATGAGCTTTTAATTAAACATCGTCACCGTATTGTCGAAGAAAAAAAATCTCCAAAATCTTGGAATATAGCTATGAAGGGATTTGAAAAAGCTGCGAACAGTCCAGGTTTATTTTCTTTTGCAACAAAAACAGCACCATATGCACTAAAACCATTTACTAAAAATGACCAGATTGAGCATGGTGTAGGTCCATTAAAAGCTTGGACCCAAGCAAAAGATTTCCCAGCTCCGAAAAAACAATCGTTCCGTGATTGGTTCGAGAAACGACCAAAGGGTGATAAATAA
- a CDS encoding (Fe-S)-binding protein produces MKVSLFITCLADVFYSEVGKDVTEILEDLGCEVDFPKNQTCCGQPAYNSGYHKETKTAAKHMIDTFIGADYVVAPSGSCVMMVHEFPNLFSENEKEWKLRAQNLADKTYEFTQFIVEVLGKEDLGAKLNKKATVHTSCHMTRLMGIKEPPQKLLEHVKGLEIVPLPHNYDCCGFGGTFSVKMPEISEQMVDEKVAHIMETDAELLIGSDCSCLMNIKGRLNRKGLPIEVKHIAQVLNTGRK; encoded by the coding sequence ATGAAAGTATCATTATTTATTACTTGTCTGGCAGATGTTTTTTATTCTGAGGTAGGTAAAGATGTTACTGAAATTCTTGAAGATTTAGGTTGTGAAGTTGATTTTCCAAAGAATCAAACTTGCTGTGGTCAACCTGCTTACAATAGTGGCTATCATAAAGAAACTAAAACTGCTGCAAAACATATGATTGACACTTTTATTGGTGCTGATTATGTTGTGGCTCCATCAGGATCCTGTGTCATGATGGTCCATGAATTCCCTAATCTTTTCTCAGAAAACGAGAAAGAATGGAAGCTTAGAGCACAGAATCTTGCAGATAAAACATATGAATTCACTCAATTCATTGTTGAGGTATTAGGAAAAGAAGATTTAGGTGCAAAGCTGAATAAAAAAGCAACTGTTCACACTTCTTGCCATATGACTCGTTTAATGGGGATAAAAGAACCCCCTCAAAAACTCCTAGAACATGTAAAAGGCTTAGAAATTGTTCCACTACCACATAATTATGATTGCTGCGGATTTGGCGGTACCTTCTCAGTTAAAATGCCGGAAATCTCTGAGCAAATGGTAGACGAGAAAGTAGCCCATATTATGGAAACGGATGCTGAACTTTTAATCGGCAGTGATTGTAGTTGTTTAATGAACATTAAAGGGAGATTAAATCGTAAAGGACTTCCAATAGAAGTAAAACATATTGCTCAAGTTTTAAATACAGGTAGAAAGTAA
- a CDS encoding LrgB family protein: MNTILQLSFVLLTVIAYVISKKIYGKINWGILSPLIICPLIIIIFLSVFHISYEQYAGGGYWLTKMLEPAVVAFAFPLYQYRKILKEHAVLIIANVFVGSAISIFISVILSKCFHVSWKMSESIAPHIVTTPIAMDISSMTGGMEQLTALFVILTALIAAITGPVLIRFMHIKTSIAKGIALGTSGNGTGTSKAFEMGPLEGTIATIAMLLTGIFSLLLVPLILGLLI; the protein is encoded by the coding sequence ATGAATACTATCTTACAACTAAGTTTTGTGCTATTAACCGTTATTGCATATGTTATTTCAAAAAAAATATACGGAAAAATAAATTGGGGTATTTTGTCTCCACTTATTATTTGTCCCCTTATAATAATTATTTTTTTAAGTGTTTTTCATATTTCATACGAACAATATGCAGGAGGTGGATACTGGTTAACCAAAATGCTTGAACCAGCAGTTGTTGCATTTGCATTTCCACTTTATCAATATAGAAAAATCTTAAAAGAACATGCTGTTCTTATTATTGCAAATGTATTTGTTGGATCTGCAATTTCCATTTTCATTTCTGTAATATTATCAAAATGTTTTCACGTTAGTTGGAAAATGTCTGAAAGCATTGCGCCACATATTGTCACTACACCAATTGCTATGGATATCTCTAGCATGACTGGAGGAATGGAACAATTAACAGCGTTATTTGTTATTTTAACTGCACTTATTGCTGCCATCACTGGTCCTGTTTTAATACGATTTATGCACATTAAAACATCAATTGCAAAAGGTATTGCGCTTGGAACAAGTGGTAATGGTACGGGAACTTCAAAAGCATTTGAAATGGGTCCGCTTGAGGGAACTATCGCAACTATAGCCATGTTATTAACCGGGATCTTTAGCCTGCTTCTTGTTCCTTTAATCCTAGGTTTACTTATATAA
- a CDS encoding CidA/LrgA family protein, whose amino-acid sequence MKYVFICIQIMFLFLIALVGDFISNFAHLPIPGSIVGMILLLIAIKYKIIPTRWISFGANFLIKELLLFFVPSAVAIIRYRETLALNGIKIVAIIFISTISVIIVTGICTEFIGSKRGKIS is encoded by the coding sequence GTGAAATATGTATTCATTTGTATACAAATCATGTTTTTATTTTTAATAGCTTTAGTTGGAGACTTCATATCTAATTTTGCCCATCTTCCTATCCCCGGAAGTATTGTAGGAATGATTCTATTGTTAATAGCTATTAAATATAAAATCATTCCTACAAGATGGATCAGTTTTGGAGCAAATTTTTTAATTAAAGAATTATTATTATTTTTTGTTCCTTCAGCTGTAGCTATTATTCGCTATCGAGAAACACTTGCATTAAACGGAATAAAAATTGTCGCCATTATTTTTATTAGCACAATATCAGTCATTATAGTGACAGGAATTTGTACAGAATTTATTGGGTCAAAAAGAGGGAAAATCTCATGA
- a CDS encoding LysR family transcriptional regulator codes for MELRQLHYFLTVAEELHFGRAAKRLSMTQPPLSQQIQQLENELGVLLFKRTKRHVELTKAGATFLEGVTRTLDQLNQAVDSSQRAQRGEIGKLTVGFVGSATYDILPPLIREYRNKYPNVEVKLKELSTPDQIEELYHQKLDIGFVRPPIQGEVILSEIMHETPCILALPRHHPLAKEKEVHISMLKNQPFIIVSRNIWPGLYDDIVSLFKNAGINLEIKQEATEYQTIIGLVAAGIGMAIAPAPLKNFTVKDIVYREIAGANLTVKMAIAYNKDRLSQETNNFINLIRKKSKAYLDS; via the coding sequence ATGGAATTACGGCAGTTACATTACTTTTTAACAGTTGCTGAGGAGTTACATTTTGGGAGGGCAGCTAAACGCCTAAGCATGACACAACCACCTTTAAGTCAACAAATTCAGCAACTAGAAAATGAATTGGGCGTTTTATTATTTAAACGTACAAAGAGACATGTTGAATTAACAAAAGCAGGTGCAACTTTTTTAGAAGGGGTTACACGGACTCTAGATCAATTAAACCAAGCAGTTGATTCTTCACAGCGAGCACAACGAGGAGAAATTGGAAAATTAACGGTAGGGTTTGTTGGTTCTGCTACATACGATATTCTTCCACCGTTGATTAGGGAATATCGGAATAAATATCCAAATGTAGAGGTAAAACTAAAAGAATTATCAACTCCTGATCAAATCGAGGAACTCTATCATCAAAAATTAGATATTGGATTTGTACGTCCACCAATCCAAGGAGAAGTTATTTTGTCGGAAATTATGCATGAAACACCTTGTATCCTAGCATTGCCAAGACACCATCCATTAGCAAAAGAAAAGGAAGTTCACATCTCAATGCTTAAAAACCAACCATTTATCATTGTATCTCGTAATATTTGGCCGGGTCTTTATGATGATATTGTTTCCTTATTTAAAAATGCAGGTATTAATTTAGAAATTAAGCAAGAAGCAACAGAATACCAAACAATTATTGGATTAGTTGCAGCAGGGATTGGGATGGCTATCGCCCCAGCACCACTAAAGAATTTTACTGTAAAAGATATCGTTTACCGAGAAATTGCTGGTGCAAATTTAACCGTAAAAATGGCAATTGCCTATAACAAAGATCGTCTTTCCCAAGAGACTAATAATTTTATCAATCTTATTCGTAAAAAATCTAAGGCTTATTTGGATTCATGA
- a CDS encoding aminotransferase-like domain-containing protein — MVQIFSDRMLKTDSSFIAQVMRLTEAKDIISFAGGLPNPISFPVAEFQQSMNRVLQESGERVFQYSGTQGYLPLRQWIAERYKKRFDMDVTADDILITTGSQQGLDLMGKVLINKGDKVAVESPCYLAAIQTFSLFEPNFLPVSLEDDGLNLEELEAALSNDDVKLLYTVPNFQNPTGLTYSKEKREAIYEIIKKTNTILIEDDPYGELRYEGESLPYIAGGKSENSVLFGSFSKTLSPGMRIGYLCTPNKELMGHLIAAKQSSDLHTNVISQYAIYDYLVNNDYEKHISQITELYKKQCNAMIASMEKHLPEHVTFTKPEGGMFLWVDLGEGTSSVEVFNRAIENKVAFVPGDPFYTNVKGASTLRLNYTNSDPATIDEGIKRLASVLK, encoded by the coding sequence ATGGTGCAAATTTTTTCAGATAGAATGTTAAAGACAGATAGCTCATTTATTGCACAAGTTATGCGACTAACTGAGGCAAAAGATATTATTTCTTTCGCAGGAGGGTTACCAAATCCAATTTCTTTCCCCGTAGCGGAATTCCAACAATCGATGAATCGTGTTTTACAAGAATCCGGTGAAAGAGTTTTCCAATACTCAGGAACTCAAGGCTATTTGCCTTTACGTCAATGGATTGCAGAGCGTTATAAAAAAAGATTTGATATGGATGTTACAGCAGACGATATTTTAATCACAACTGGCTCTCAACAAGGATTAGATTTGATGGGCAAGGTGTTGATTAATAAAGGAGATAAAGTAGCTGTTGAAAGCCCATGCTATCTTGCTGCTATTCAAACCTTTTCACTTTTTGAACCAAACTTTTTGCCAGTTAGTCTAGAAGATGATGGCTTAAATTTAGAAGAGCTGGAAGCAGCACTTAGTAATGATGATGTGAAGTTATTATATACTGTTCCTAATTTCCAAAATCCTACTGGTTTAACGTATTCAAAAGAGAAACGTGAAGCCATTTATGAAATAATCAAAAAAACGAATACGATTTTAATCGAGGACGACCCGTACGGTGAATTACGCTACGAAGGTGAATCATTACCATATATTGCAGGTGGAAAATCTGAAAATAGTGTATTATTTGGTTCATTTTCAAAAACGTTATCACCAGGAATGCGTATTGGTTACCTATGTACACCGAATAAAGAATTAATGGGGCACTTGATTGCAGCAAAACAATCTTCAGATTTGCATACAAATGTGATTTCTCAGTATGCTATCTACGATTATTTAGTAAATAATGATTATGAAAAGCATATTAGTCAAATTACAGAATTGTATAAAAAACAATGTAATGCAATGATTGCCTCAATGGAAAAACATTTACCTGAACATGTTACATTTACAAAGCCAGAGGGCGGCATGTTCTTATGGGTAGACTTAGGGGAAGGTACTTCATCAGTGGAAGTCTTTAATCGTGCAATCGAAAATAAAGTTGCATTTGTTCCTGGTGATCCATTCTATACAAATGTAAAAGGTGCAAGCACATTAAGACTAAATTATACGAATTCAGATCCAGCAACCATTGACGAAGGAATTAAGAGACTGGCATCAGTATTAAAATAA
- a CDS encoding DUF4405 domain-containing protein → MKKKNIKYVKFTIDLLMAITFVLFFNKRVLGGLTFHEIAGLVIAVVFFTHVLLNWQWVKNVTLKLFDRQLPLKTKFSYLLNLVLLISMAFIITSGIFISRVVFPNITIGNEQWFKISHMSISFLVLIIVAIHIGLHWKWIISVFKNIIHLKTSKKSLRILARVVTITLLLFGSYQMYSTNFLMQVLRVSTVFSFSSSQMPDGPSEDGDRPDFPNNGFADSDRAKPPVGDFGDKERPNVSDGDFGENNRSNHVSNFKGERGHLESPNAFGVIIQYFAIMSVIIIVIYYIEKFVFRKRRTQSISGTLSK, encoded by the coding sequence ATGAAAAAGAAAAATATAAAGTATGTAAAGTTCACAATTGATCTATTAATGGCTATAACATTTGTATTATTCTTCAATAAGCGGGTATTAGGAGGCTTAACTTTTCATGAGATTGCTGGATTAGTAATTGCAGTTGTCTTTTTCACGCACGTACTCTTAAACTGGCAATGGGTAAAAAATGTTACATTGAAATTATTTGATCGTCAGTTACCCCTGAAAACGAAATTTAGTTACCTTTTAAATTTAGTATTACTAATTAGCATGGCTTTTATTATAACGAGTGGTATTTTCATCTCAAGAGTTGTGTTTCCAAACATTACTATTGGAAACGAGCAATGGTTTAAGATTTCTCATATGTCCATTTCATTTTTGGTTTTAATAATAGTGGCCATCCACATTGGGTTACATTGGAAATGGATTATTTCTGTTTTTAAAAATATCATACATCTTAAAACATCCAAAAAAAGTCTACGTATTTTAGCAAGAGTTGTAACAATTACATTGCTTTTATTTGGAAGTTATCAGATGTACTCTACAAATTTTTTGATGCAAGTACTAAGAGTTTCAACTGTTTTTAGCTTTTCATCATCTCAAATGCCAGATGGTCCTTCTGAAGATGGAGACAGACCTGATTTTCCAAATAACGGTTTTGCAGATAGTGATCGAGCAAAACCTCCAGTTGGTGACTTTGGAGACAAAGAAAGACCAAATGTTTCTGATGGCGATTTTGGTGAAAATAATAGATCGAATCATGTTAGTAACTTCAAAGGAGAAAGAGGACATTTGGAAAGTCCAAATGCTTTTGGGGTAATCATTCAGTATTTTGCTATTATGTCTGTTATTATTATCGTTATTTACTACATTGAAAAATTTGTTTTTAGGAAAAGACGTACCCAATCCATTTCGGGTACTCTTTCAAAATAA